One part of the Neoarius graeffei isolate fNeoGra1 chromosome 2, fNeoGra1.pri, whole genome shotgun sequence genome encodes these proteins:
- the bbs12 gene encoding Bardet-Biedl syndrome 12 protein, which produces MSLLGSAAINQGRHIGLQQLEAMTAATHTFLGPDKCYKMIQDEASGEAVLVCSCYRLLEQLELSGSVAQLLRETTRAHWGTLRSGTASLLFLAGVWSRVALECLHQGMSIRHIVAGMSKGLEVCLEACKLSAVNVESVVCRTDLQKQRVKGKSQSGVDCINTEDGLLWDLSIGVRGLAQGSAKAINSVPTLCLRKDQCPLRHNLKLKHSRHFNSNYIREDGRAHARFDIARLAEAVCHGCEMTMSLVIEASRIQCRYSRENQYHKVLDVDKLVTCLLPGLSEEHSSVLHGYVMLLSAEQALLVKHLEERTLKISLVHGDLSEKHRHVGFNRPRNVTYVSDCSDLTGITQEEEWMNETLRILLNLKVDIVLVSGGVTEQLKDHCLHHHILILEHVRVSILNDFATATGALPVSYITQLSERCIGSGVCVNTLRQYRTNGTEWTVVSVDTDGTTLVTALLTSSVHAKLQSMEDQFWSCAYRVHHALKDRKLLPGAGTVELICIHRLQNYRNVSQPEERGDELNVIKAAATYEQVILRLMAEGWMDYVSTLMVNTGHVKSKTQAWTCIAQHIKQWDNRVPWNNEMPETLLKMESDSEVMQKWGESEEEILERERVKTGVYDNMTVKCEVWRRALDLVFLILQTDTEIVTGINNQEGQYRDFVIL; this is translated from the coding sequence ATGTCACTGCTGGGAAGTGCAGCGATAAACCAGGGCCGCCATATTGGGCTCCAGCAACTGGAGGCCATGACAGCTGCAACCCATACATTTTTGGGCCCCGATAAATGCTACAAAATGATCCAAGATGAGGCAAGTGGTGAGGCGGTGTTGGTCTGCTCCTGTTATCGTCTGCTGGAGCAGCTGGAGCTCAGTGGCTCTGTGGCTCAGCTACTGCGTGAGACCACTCGTGCTCATTGGGGGACACTGCGTTCAGGCACAGCCTCACTGCTTTTCCTGGCTGGCGTCTGGAGCAGAGTGGCACTGGAATGTCTTCACCAAGGCATGTCCATTCGGCACATAGTGGCCGGCATGTCAAAGGGATTGGAAGTGTGTCTAGAGGCCTGTAAGCTGAGTGCTGTGAATGTGGAATCAGTTGTTTGTAGGACTGATTTACAGAAACAGCGAGTGAAGGGGAAATCACAGAGTGGTGTAGATTGTATCAATACTGAGGATGGCTTACTTTGGGATCTGAGTATAGGAGTGAGGGGATTAGCTCAAGGCAGTGCTAAAGCTATAAATAGTGTCCCTACACTTTGTTTGCGCAAAGACCAATGTCCTTTAAGGCACAATTTAAAACTCAAGCACAGCAGGCACTTCAATTCGAACTATATCAGAGAGGATGGGAGGGCACATGCAAGGTTTGACATCGCTCGCTTGGCTGAAGCCGTCTGTCACGGATGTGAGATGACCATGAGCTTAGTGATTGAAGCTAGTAGGATTCAGTGTAGATACAGCCGTGAAAATCAGTaccacaaagtactagatgttgaTAAACTGGTTACATGCCTGTTGCCAGGATTATCTGAGGAGCACTCGAGTGTACTCCATGGGTACGTCATGTTGTTGTCTGCAGAACAAGCATTGCTAGTCAAGCACTTAGAAGAACGGACATTAAAAATCAGCCTGGTTCATGGTGACCTGAGTGAGAAACACCGTCATGTTGGTTTCAATAGGCCTAGAAATGTCACGTACGTGAGTGATTGCTCTGATTTAACAGGAATCACCCAGGAGGAGGAATGGATGAACGAGACACTAAGAATACTTCTAAACCTGAAGGTAGACATTGTTCTTGTGAGTGGAGGTGTCACTGAGCAGCTGAAAGATCACTGCCTCCATCACCACATCCTCATTCTTGAGCATGTACGAGTGTCCATTTTGAATGATTTTGCTACGGCTACTGGTGCTCTTCCAGTCTCGTACATCACACAGCTCAGCGAGCGATGCATTGGATCCGGAGTCTGTGTGAACACATTAAGACAGTATCGCACTAATGGGACAGAATGGACTGTGGTCAGTGTTGATACTGATGGCACGACTCTGGTCACGGCGCTCCTCACAAGCTCCGTTCATGCTAAGCTCCAGAGCATGGAGGATCAGTTTTGGAGCTGTGCTTATCGTGTGCACCATGCACTTAAAGACAGAAAACTGCTGCCTGGAGCCGGAACTGTAGAACTGATTTGTATCCATCGACTCCAAAATTACAGGAATGTATCCCAACCAGAGGAGAGAGGAGACGAGCTTAATGTAATCAAAGCAGCAGCGACATATGAGCAGGTAATTCTGCGGCTGATGGCAGAAGGCTGGATGGATTATGTGTCCACACTGATGGTCAACACTGGCCATGTCAAGTCCAAAACACAGGCATGGACGTGTATAGCTCAGCATATAAAACAGTGGGACAACAGAGTGCCTTGGAATAATGAGATGCCAGAAACTCTTCTGAAAATGGAGAGTGACTCAGAAGTAATGCAGAAATGGGGAGAAAGTGAGGAGGAGATTCTGGAGAGAGAAAGAGTAAAAACAGGAGT